In Helianthus annuus cultivar XRQ/B chromosome 8, HanXRQr2.0-SUNRISE, whole genome shotgun sequence, a single genomic region encodes these proteins:
- the LOC110872783 gene encoding peptide methionine sulfoxide reductase, whose protein sequence is MLLLKTTTTTATTLSAVSLPLLTVSSLHHHHPKPTPFPLTTTKPVTLRHSSTTPKIMNWLGKLGFGTRTPAVSSMDQQSSIAQGPDDDVPAPGQQFAQFGAGCFWGVELAFQRVPGVTKTEVGYTQGFTDNPTYNDICSGTTNHSEVVRVQFDPKECSYESLLDCFWERHDPTTLNRQGNDVGTQYRSGIYFYTPEQEKAAIESMEKHQNKLNRKIVTEILPAKKFYRAEEYHQQYLAKGGRFGFRQSTEKGCNDPIRCYG, encoded by the exons ATGCTCCTCCtcaaaaccaccaccaccaccgccaccactctCTCCGCCGTCTCCCTCCCTCTCCTCACCGTCTCctccctccaccaccaccaccccaaaCCCACCCCCTTCCCCTTAACAACCACCAAACCCGTAACCCTCCGCCACTCATCCACCACTCCAAAAATAATGAACTGGCTAGGGAAGCTAGGGTTCGGTACACGCACCCCCGCCGTATCCTCCATGGACCAGCAGTCATCAATCGCACAGGGCCCAGACGACGACGTTCCGGCCCCGGGTCAACAGTTCGCACAGTTCGGTGCGGGTTGTTTTTGGGGCGTGGAGTTAGCGTTCCAGAGGGTTCCGGGTGTTACGAAAACGGAAGTGGGGTATACCCAAGGGTTTACGGATAATCCGACTTATAATGATATTTGTTCGGGTACTACTAACCATTCGGAGGTTGTTCGGGTTCAGTTTGACCCCAAGGAGTGTAGTTATGAGTCTTTGCTTGATTGTTTTTGGGAGAGGCATGATCCTACCACTCTTAATCGTCAG GGGAATGATGTTGGAACACAATATCGATCTGGGATATACTTCTACACACCAGAGCAAGAGAAAGCAGCAATAGAATCAATGGAGAAGCACCAGAATAAACTGAACCGGAAAATTGTGACAGAGATCCTGCCGGCGAAGAAGTTCTACAGGGCAGAAGAGTACCACCAGCAGTATCTTGCAAAGGGAGGTCGATTCGGGTTCAGGCAGTCTACTGAGAAAGGTTGCAACGACCCTATCCGTTGCTATGGCTAA
- the LOC110872784 gene encoding histone-lysine N-methyltransferase, H3 lysine-9 specific SUVH6 — MEMTSQSVISRKRPLDGSNGCKDEELRKYRNLVPAVRDFPPGCGRNEAERKPLKMLTKANSDLGKMTSVGDDKILDSNRVENHKFSSSKPLESGRNKSYVVSRPAGKVKYWDPACTEAGYDQKPKVTVTHGPQKKVINNFNNVDSNVKKMTPDDMDELVNSRPVENSKLKNFVPKELERSKTYLGSRSGAKVKYWDPMCEEVKKSEDTTTVVSLKENTRREKIKEVLDVFDQVYEPFYQENRRKPKSEKIPSWRIPTEAAKIVKQKLKWMDPGKVVGSVCGVQIGDKFKYRALLKMVGLHSQPQSGIDFANIEGKNLAISVVDSQRYSNVSGSSDTLIYSGQGGHGLFGSKSPPKDQQLVSGNMAMKNSMDKKSPVRVIRKVASFGKDVFVYDGLYTVDRYTDDKNAKGNIEFKFHLKRVPGQPSLHSMLKW, encoded by the coding sequence ATGGAGATGACATCTCAGTCTGTGATTTCTAGAAAGCGACCGTTAGACGGTtcaaatggttgtaaggatgagGAACTCAGAAAATATAGAAATTTGGTTCCAGCGGTTCGCGACTTTCCTCCTGGTTGTGGAAGAAACGAAGCTGAAAGAAAGCCGTTGAAGATGTTAACAAAGGCTAACTCAGATCTAGGAAAGATGACTTCTGTTGGAGATGATAAGATTCTGGACTCGAATCGTGTCGAAAATCATAAATTCAGTAGCTCAAAACCGTTAGAATCAGGGAGAAACAAGTCTTATGTTGTCTCAAGGCCAGCTGGAAAGGTTAAGTACTGGGATCCTGCTTGCACAGAGGCTGGTTATGACCAAAAACCGAAAGTCACCGTCACTCATGGACCACAGAAGAAGGTTATTAACAATTTCAACAACGTTGACTCGAATGTTAAGAAGATGACTCCAGATGACATGGATGAGTTGGTTAACTCTCGCCCTGTTGAGAATAGTAAACTCAAAAATTTTGTACCGAAAGAACTGGAGAGGAGCAAAACGTATTTGGGCTCAAGATCAGGGGCTAAAGTGAAATATTGGGACCCTATGTGTGAAGAAGTCAAGAAATCAGAAGACACAACCACTGTTGTATCGCTAAAGGAAAACACTAGACGCGAAAAGATAAAAGAAGTGTTGGACGTTTTTGATCAGGTTTACGAACCTTTTTACCAAGAGAACAGAAGGAAGCCAAAGAGTGAAAAGATTCCTTCGTGGAGAATTCCTACGGAAGCTGCAAAAATCGTTAAACAAAAGCTGAAATGGATGGATCCGGGAAAGGTAGTAGGATCCGTATGTGGTGTTCAAATTGGAGATAAGTTTAAATACAGGGCACTGCTTAAGATGGTTGGTCTTCACAGTCAACCACAATCAGGCATTGATTTTGCCAACattgaaggaaagaatctggcgataagcgttgtggattctcagcgttattcgaatgtaagtggatcTAGTGATACGCTTATCTATTCTGGTCAAGGCGGGCATGGTTTGTTCGGGAGTAAATCGCCACCGAAAGATCAACAGCTTGTGagtgggaatatggctatgaagaATAGTATGGATAAGAAATCACCGGTTCGGGTGATAAGGAAAGTTGCCtcgtttgggaaggatgtgtttgtgtatgatggtttgtacacTGTGGACCGTTACACAGACGATAAAAATGCAAAAGGAAATATTGAGTTCAAATTTCATCTTAAGAGAGTACCTGGGCAGCCTTCGCTTCACAGTATGCTAAAATGGTAG